From the Billgrantia sulfidoxydans genome, one window contains:
- a CDS encoding C4-dicarboxylate TRAP transporter substrate-binding protein: MKTIALVSAVALAAGANLAHAAYQLNLSSALSAQDPIVQAMEEASQTIAERSDGELTVQVFPNSQLGSDEDVVEQIRSGANIAVLIDAGRLSEYQPELGILSAPYLVESHTDYERITSSELYREWVESLAENSGLRLLNYNWFQGSRHMLTQKLVETPEDLSGVRVRTINSPVWVKTIEAMGATPTPLPWSEVYSALQLGSIDGAEAQLTAAEGQNLHEVITHIALTGHIHLMTGLATSEQWYQSLPEELRTILDEELRSAGEAASQATVDAQDAVRERMEAEGVTFTEVDVERFRERVSGVYEELGYDQYRDQLTAE, translated from the coding sequence ATGAAGACAATCGCACTCGTATCCGCCGTGGCACTGGCCGCCGGCGCCAACCTGGCCCACGCGGCCTACCAGTTGAATCTCTCCTCGGCGCTCAGCGCCCAGGACCCCATCGTGCAGGCCATGGAGGAGGCCAGCCAGACGATTGCGGAACGTTCCGATGGCGAGCTTACCGTGCAGGTCTTTCCCAACAGCCAGCTCGGCTCCGACGAGGACGTGGTCGAGCAGATCCGCAGCGGGGCCAACATCGCCGTCCTGATCGATGCCGGGCGCCTCTCGGAGTACCAGCCGGAGCTGGGCATCCTCAGCGCGCCCTACCTGGTGGAGTCCCACACGGACTACGAACGCATCACTTCATCGGAGCTCTATCGGGAGTGGGTCGAGAGCCTGGCCGAGAACAGCGGCCTGCGTCTGCTCAACTACAATTGGTTCCAGGGCTCGCGCCACATGCTGACCCAGAAGCTCGTCGAGACGCCCGAAGATCTCAGCGGCGTTCGCGTGCGCACCATCAACTCGCCGGTGTGGGTCAAGACCATCGAGGCGATGGGGGCCACCCCCACGCCGCTGCCCTGGTCGGAGGTCTACTCCGCGCTGCAGCTCGGCTCGATCGACGGCGCCGAGGCGCAGCTCACCGCCGCCGAAGGCCAGAACCTGCACGAGGTGATCACGCACATCGCCCTGACCGGCCATATCCACCTGATGACCGGTCTCGCCACGTCCGAGCAGTGGTACCAGTCACTGCCGGAAGAGCTGCGCACCATCCTCGACGAGGAGCTGCGCAGCGCGGGGGAGGCGGCCAGCCAGGCGACCGTCGACGCCCAGGACGCCGTGCGCGAGCGCATGGAAGCGGAAGGCGTGACCTTCACCGAAGTGGACGTCGAACGGTTCCGCGAGCGCGTCTCCGGCGTCTACGAAGAGCTCGGCTACGACCAGTACCGCGACCAGCTGACCGCGGAATAG
- a CDS encoding YaiI/YqxD family protein, translating into MPTLWVDADACPKVARDIIVRAAERTTTPAWFVANHSIPLPPSKWVKSLSVSHGFDAADNEIVARLEQGDLLISSDLPLALEAIDKGAAVMTTRGEILDKNNIRARVQMRDFMETLRSSGEHTGGPKGYSDADRREFANALDRWLAKHARKP; encoded by the coding sequence ATGCCCACGCTCTGGGTCGATGCCGACGCCTGCCCCAAGGTCGCGCGCGACATCATCGTCCGCGCCGCCGAGCGCACCACCACCCCGGCCTGGTTCGTGGCCAACCACTCGATCCCCCTGCCGCCCTCGAAATGGGTCAAGTCGCTGTCGGTGAGCCATGGCTTCGATGCCGCCGACAACGAGATCGTGGCCCGCCTCGAGCAAGGCGATCTGCTGATCAGCTCCGACCTGCCGCTGGCCCTGGAGGCCATCGACAAGGGCGCGGCGGTGATGACCACCCGCGGCGAGATCCTCGACAAGAACAACATACGTGCGCGGGTGCAGATGAGGGATTTCATGGAGACGTTGCGCTCCAGCGGTGAGCACACCGGCGGACCCAAGGGCTACAGCGACGCCGACCGGCGCGAGTTCGCCAACGCGCTGGACCGGTGGCTGGCGAAGCACGCCAGGAAGCCGTGA
- a CDS encoding DEAD/DEAH box helicase has product MTSTSVASPSFGDLALLPAVLAAVETLGYEIPSPIQAQTIPALLEGRDMLGQAQTGTGKTAAFALPLLSRLEMTRREPQVLVLAPTRELAQQVAVSFTKYGQNLQGLEVATLCGGQEYREQLGALKRGAQVVVGTPGRVIDHLDRGSLKLDGLSALVLDEADEMLRMGFIDDVKRVVADTPQDAQRVFFSATLPAEIERIVNRYLVDPVKVAIESRTTTAESIEQRLVRVDGGAKLEALARILEVEPVDAAIVFVRTRAACTTLMEQLSARGVNVASLSGDLDQSLRERTIQRLKRGKIDVLIATDVAARGLDVPRITHVINYDLPQDSEAYTHRIGRTGRAGREGVAITFAGFREGRKIGWLEQATGQRMTEMALPDEAAIRAHRDEVFHQRVIGMLTAGADEQRALVERLVAEGHDPVELACAFAALARADEAPIGRLQAPRKERTERAPRDGKPPRRERGPSEGMTRYRVAVGHKDGVKPGQLVGALANEGGIEGSRIGRIDIRNAFSVVELPSSLPPSILAKMARARVAGRPLEISEDGGAPERAPRRRREDGDAPVRRRTSA; this is encoded by the coding sequence ATGACCTCGACTTCTGTCGCCTCGCCGAGCTTCGGCGATCTTGCGCTGCTGCCTGCCGTTCTTGCCGCTGTAGAAACACTGGGTTACGAAATTCCTTCACCGATTCAGGCGCAGACCATTCCGGCGTTGCTGGAAGGGCGTGACATGCTGGGCCAGGCCCAGACCGGCACCGGCAAGACCGCGGCCTTTGCCCTGCCGCTGCTGTCGCGTCTCGAGATGACCCGGCGCGAGCCCCAGGTGCTGGTGCTGGCGCCGACCCGTGAGCTGGCCCAGCAGGTGGCCGTTTCCTTTACCAAGTACGGCCAGAACCTGCAGGGGCTGGAAGTGGCCACCCTGTGCGGTGGCCAGGAATATCGTGAACAGCTGGGTGCGCTCAAGCGTGGCGCCCAGGTGGTGGTGGGCACGCCGGGCCGGGTGATCGACCACCTCGACCGCGGCAGCCTCAAGCTCGATGGCCTCTCTGCGCTGGTGCTGGACGAAGCCGACGAGATGCTGCGCATGGGCTTCATCGACGACGTCAAGCGCGTGGTCGCCGACACCCCGCAGGACGCCCAGCGGGTGTTCTTCTCCGCCACCCTGCCGGCCGAGATCGAGCGTATCGTCAACCGCTATCTGGTCGATCCGGTCAAGGTGGCGATCGAATCGCGCACCACCACCGCCGAGAGCATCGAACAGCGCCTGGTGCGGGTCGACGGCGGCGCCAAGCTGGAGGCGCTGGCGCGCATCCTCGAGGTCGAGCCGGTGGACGCCGCGATCGTCTTCGTGCGTACCCGGGCTGCCTGTACCACGCTGATGGAGCAACTCTCCGCCCGCGGCGTGAACGTGGCCAGCCTCTCCGGCGACCTGGACCAGAGCCTGCGCGAGCGCACCATCCAGCGCCTCAAGCGCGGCAAGATCGACGTGCTGATCGCCACCGACGTGGCCGCCCGTGGCCTCGACGTGCCGCGCATCACCCACGTGATCAACTACGACCTGCCCCAGGACAGTGAGGCCTATACCCACCGTATCGGTCGTACCGGCCGTGCCGGTCGCGAAGGTGTGGCGATCACCTTCGCCGGCTTCCGCGAAGGCCGCAAGATCGGCTGGCTGGAGCAGGCCACCGGTCAGCGCATGACCGAGATGGCGCTGCCCGACGAGGCCGCCATCCGCGCTCATCGCGACGAGGTGTTCCATCAGCGCGTCATCGGCATGCTGACCGCTGGGGCCGACGAGCAGCGTGCTTTGGTCGAGCGGCTGGTGGCGGAAGGCCATGACCCGGTCGAGCTGGCCTGTGCCTTCGCCGCCCTGGCGCGTGCCGACGAGGCGCCCATTGGCCGCCTGCAGGCGCCGCGCAAGGAGCGCACCGAGCGCGCCCCGCGCGATGGCAAGCCGCCGCGTCGCGAGCGTGGCCCGAGCGAGGGCATGACCCGCTACCGCGTTGCCGTCGGTCACAAGGACGGCGTCAAGCCGGGTCAGCTGGTCGGCGCTCTGGCCAACGAGGGCGGCATCGAGGGTTCGCGGATCGGCCGTATCGATATCCGCAACGCCTTCTCGGTGGTGGAGCTGCCCAGCTCGCTGCCGCCGAGCATCCTGGCCAAGATGGCCCGCGCCCGCGTCGCCGGCCGCCCGCTGGAGATCAGCGAGGATGGCGGTGCCCCCGAGCGCGCCCCGCGTCGTCGTCGCGAAGACGGTGATGCACCGGTGCGCCGCCGCACCAGCGCCTGA
- a CDS encoding GntR family transcriptional regulator — MTTPLQAMWQEAQDDGSVRERLYRVLRQAIIRMVLAPGQALSEKELADAFSVSRQPVREAFIRLSEAGLVEVRPQRGTYVVRISQQAVLEARFVREAIEVAVAREAATLGVAERTLDELRELIERQRRCSVSSDYDRFFQLDEAFHRALSLGVGHTAAWRVTEEVKAQLDRVRYLSIPDSTPIAKLTDQHSMIVEAIGRRDPEAAGQAMSVHQREILHSLPELMRRFPEMFDGAPSAVAVGSR, encoded by the coding sequence ATGACAACTCCCCTGCAGGCCATGTGGCAGGAAGCGCAGGACGACGGCTCGGTTCGCGAGCGGCTCTACCGCGTGCTGCGCCAGGCGATCATCCGCATGGTGCTGGCCCCCGGGCAGGCGCTGTCCGAGAAGGAGCTGGCCGACGCCTTCTCGGTGAGCCGGCAGCCGGTGCGCGAGGCCTTCATCCGTCTGTCGGAGGCGGGGCTGGTCGAGGTGCGCCCGCAGCGCGGCACCTACGTGGTGAGGATCTCGCAGCAGGCCGTGCTCGAGGCCCGCTTCGTGCGTGAGGCGATCGAAGTGGCAGTGGCGCGTGAGGCCGCCACGCTGGGCGTGGCCGAGCGCACCCTCGATGAGCTGCGCGAGCTGATCGAACGCCAGCGGCGCTGCAGCGTTTCCAGCGATTACGACCGTTTCTTCCAGCTCGACGAGGCCTTCCATCGGGCGCTGTCGCTGGGGGTGGGGCATACCGCCGCCTGGCGCGTGACGGAGGAGGTCAAGGCACAGCTCGACCGGGTGCGCTACCTGAGCATTCCCGATTCGACGCCGATCGCCAAGCTGACCGACCAGCACTCGATGATCGTCGAGGCCATCGGTCGACGCGACCCCGAGGCGGCGGGGCAGGCCATGAGCGTGCATCAGCGCGAAATCCTGCACTCCCTGCCGGAGCTCATGCGCCGCTTCCCCGAGATGTTCGACGGTGCGCCCAGTGCGGTCGCCGTTGGCAGCAGGTAG
- a CDS encoding TRAP transporter large permease, with translation MTAALLLGLGLVLMAIGMPVAFAIGIAGFTYFFLPETFLPTNIGPQRIVSATQSFPLLAVPLFIFIGHLMNASGITPRLMRLSTLLAGWMSGGLAQASIVLSTLMGGVSGSAVADAAMQSRVLGQGMVQQGYSPGFTGAVLSIGGLVTATIPPSIGLILYGYLGEVSIGRLFIAGVVPGFLLMVALMVTTYFVARRRGYTPVREGLPAGREVLSAARSSLWALLFPVWLLVGIRYGLFTPTEAGAFAVAYALLVGCVIHREMGWREILAAMHASVRDIGMIMLIIMFSGIIGYVVSFERVPQTIAELTLGVFSSHATLLLTLAVLLVLLGMLLEATVVVMLLTPILVPVVKAAGVDPVHFGLLMMTLVTFGGMTPPVGISMYTVCGILRCSFFDYSRELVPFALAVFVVVLGIIFFPDIVLFLPNLLMG, from the coding sequence ATGACGGCCGCACTGCTGTTGGGCCTTGGCCTGGTGCTGATGGCCATCGGCATGCCCGTGGCCTTCGCCATCGGTATCGCCGGGTTCACCTACTTCTTCCTGCCCGAGACTTTCCTGCCGACCAATATCGGGCCGCAGCGTATCGTCTCGGCGACGCAATCCTTTCCGCTGCTGGCGGTGCCGCTGTTCATCTTCATCGGCCATCTGATGAACGCCAGCGGTATCACCCCGCGGCTGATGCGGCTCTCCACGCTGCTGGCCGGCTGGATGAGCGGCGGCCTGGCCCAGGCCAGCATCGTGCTCAGCACGCTGATGGGCGGGGTGTCGGGCTCGGCGGTGGCCGATGCTGCCATGCAGTCGCGGGTGCTGGGGCAGGGCATGGTGCAGCAGGGCTACAGCCCGGGCTTCACCGGGGCGGTGCTCTCCATCGGCGGGCTCGTCACCGCCACCATCCCGCCGAGCATCGGCCTGATCCTCTATGGCTATCTGGGCGAGGTCTCCATCGGGCGGCTGTTCATCGCCGGCGTGGTGCCCGGCTTCCTGCTGATGGTGGCGCTGATGGTGACCACCTACTTCGTGGCCCGGCGGCGCGGCTACACGCCGGTACGCGAGGGGCTGCCTGCCGGCCGCGAGGTGCTCTCGGCCGCACGCAGCAGCCTCTGGGCGTTGCTGTTCCCGGTGTGGCTGCTGGTGGGCATCCGCTATGGCCTGTTCACGCCCACCGAGGCGGGGGCCTTCGCCGTGGCCTATGCGCTGCTGGTGGGCTGCGTGATCCATCGCGAGATGGGATGGCGCGAGATCCTCGCGGCGATGCACGCCAGCGTGCGCGACATCGGCATGATCATGCTGATCATCATGTTCTCGGGAATCATCGGCTACGTGGTCTCCTTCGAGCGGGTGCCGCAGACCATTGCCGAGCTGACGCTGGGCGTGTTCTCCAGCCACGCCACGCTGCTGCTCACCCTGGCCGTGCTGCTGGTGCTGCTCGGCATGCTGCTCGAGGCCACCGTGGTGGTGATGCTGCTGACGCCGATCCTGGTGCCGGTGGTCAAGGCGGCCGGGGTCGATCCGGTGCACTTCGGGCTGCTGATGATGACCCTGGTGACCTTCGGTGGCATGACCCCACCGGTGGGCATCTCGATGTACACCGTATGCGGCATCCTGCGCTGCTCCTTCTTCGACTACAGCCGCGAGCTGGTGCCCTTCGCCCTGGCGGTGTTCGTGGTGGTACTGGGCATCATCTTCTTCCCCGACATCGTGCTGTTCCTGCCCAACCTGCTGATGGGCTGA
- a CDS encoding TRAP transporter small permease, translated as MWYWYDRFEAWLAVALLGGTSLTLLASSTARAIGQPFAGGAELAQLLFIWTAVLGADITLRHGGQVRIDALTVRLPLPLQRLVTGLCLALMLGFLALLVWYGFPLALSNWQRPMGVAGLSYGYITLALPVGAALMIVSLVRRIVAKGIVASLMPEDDVVEETL; from the coding sequence ATGTGGTACTGGTACGACCGATTCGAGGCGTGGCTTGCCGTCGCGCTGCTGGGTGGCACTTCGCTGACCCTGCTGGCGAGCTCGACGGCGCGCGCCATCGGCCAGCCCTTCGCCGGCGGCGCCGAGCTGGCCCAACTGCTGTTCATCTGGACTGCCGTGCTGGGTGCCGACATCACCTTGCGCCACGGGGGACAGGTACGCATCGACGCCCTGACGGTGCGCCTGCCGCTGCCGCTGCAGCGCCTGGTCACGGGGCTGTGCCTGGCGCTGATGCTGGGCTTCCTGGCTTTGCTCGTGTGGTACGGCTTTCCCCTGGCGCTGTCCAACTGGCAGCGACCAATGGGCGTGGCCGGGCTGAGCTATGGCTACATCACCCTGGCGCTGCCGGTGGGTGCTGCGCTGATGATCGTCTCGCTCGTGCGGCGCATCGTGGCCAAGGGCATCGTGGCGAGCCTGATGCCGGAAGACGATGTCGTGGAGGAGACACTATGA